A genomic window from Gossypium hirsutum isolate 1008001.06 chromosome D12, Gossypium_hirsutum_v2.1, whole genome shotgun sequence includes:
- the LOC107941806 gene encoding uncharacterized protein, whose amino-acid sequence MLSSGLYFKVVPLGDGMSHKIQEIEGFTREEIGDSKFCILVDEAHDESKKEQIEIVLQFADKEGFIHERFFDLVHVKDTTSLAFEKAICEVILHHCLNVDDICGQGYDGASNIHGEWNDLQALFDKNIINLVASSSKQHDQLRDTEASHIMELIESGELETSIGKNQYKSQDILNMMQLVSSTKMLFQKFREHGWDPLFEKVELFCEDQMNSHFNDEVVKLLVLSSVLDLRDKYKTFRVEDIYKLMNDFYPDDFTEQEKLHMKIQLEHFQLDAHQSTELQKAFTVVEFVSSAS is encoded by the exons ATGCTTTCAAGTGGCTTGTATTTCAAGGTTGTACCTTTAGGGGACGGGATGAGTCACAAGATTCAAGAAATCGAG GGATTCACTCGAGAAGAGATTGGAGATTCAAAGTTTTGTATTTTAGTAGATGAAGCTCATGATGAGTCAAAGAAAGAACAAATAGAAATTGTATTGCAGTTTGCTGATAAAGAAGGTTTTATACATGAACGATTCTTTGATTTGGTTCATGTAAAGGACACCACATCGTTAGCTTTCGAGAAGGCAATTTGTGAAGTTATTTTACATCATTGCCTTAATGTAGATGATATTTGTGGTCAAGGATATGATGGTGCAAGTAATATACATGGTGAATGGAACGACTTgcaagctttatttgataaaaa TATAATAAATTTGGTTGCTTCTTCAAGCAAGCAGCATGATCAATTAAGGGACACTGAAGCATCTCATATCATGGAGTTGATTGAAAGTGGTGAGCTTGAAACTAGCATAGGGAAAAATCAA TATAAATCACAGGATATACTAAACATGATGCAGCTGGTGTCATCAACTAAAATGCTTTTCCAGAAATTCAGAGAACATGGGTGGGATCCTTTGTTTGAGAAAGTGGAGTTATTTTGTGAAGATC AAATGAATTCTCACTTTAATGATGAGGTAGTGAAGTTACTTGTTCTTAGCTCTGTTTTGGATCTACGCGATAAGTACAAAACTTTTAGGGTTGAAGATATCTACAAGCTTATGAATGATTTTTATCCAGACGATTTTACAGAGCAAGAGAAGCTACACATGAAGATTCAATTGGAGCATTTTCAACTTGATGCTCATCAAAGCACAGAGTTGCAAAAAGCTTTTACAGTTGTCGAGTTTGTGTCAAGTGCTAGCTAA